One Nitrososphaerales archaeon genomic window, GATCATCACATGACTTAGTAGGTGGTTTTACATCGATACCTATATTTCTCACATCTTCCACCTCAACTTCTTCACACGGTCTTCAGGCCTTCCTACGATCATCTTTCCTCTAACTATACAACTACTCCCATCAGGTAACCAAAATCTTAAAGTAACGATAGATTTAGGTATTGACTTAATCATACTATCGATACTCATTCTTAACATATTTTTGGTTTCATCAACAATTATACCCGTAAGGCCTTTTAAAGTTGGATCATTACTCTCTTCTATACGCGCTTTAAGCCCGATCAATTCATGAGCGATTAAATTTTTTGTATTGATCTCCATCGTTAGACCACCTTTTTCCTCATCTCATTCAAAACGGTTTTAATTCTTGCTATATCCCTTCTTAAATACTTAATCTTTCCAGTCTCTTTTCTTAATGTGCCCCGAGCGGCAGAACTTTTCAATTTCATCAATTCGGCAGTCAATTCTGAGAGTTTCTTATTCAACTCTTCTTTACTCATCTTTCTTAATTCACTCGCTTTAAGACTGGTCATAATCATTCACTCTCCTACTTTCTCTTCCCCCTTTCCTTCCTTCCCTCCACCCTCACCCTCACTCCCTTCCTCTTTAATGATTTCTTCAGCCTTTACATCCAAAATTTTAACTTCGGGCTCGAGCGCTTCTTTGCGCGCGATCTTAACCTTCACACCATATAAACCCATCTTTAATAAGACATCTGCGGTAGCTTCTTCAACGACTCTATTTGCAGTCTCACCACTCTTCGGCACAATACCTGCACGGTACTTTTCAAAATGTGCCCTTTCACTTCTTAACTTGCCCGAGATTACGATCTCAGCCCCTAGCGCACCAGCACTCATAATTGTGTTCAATGCCCAAACTGCAACCCTTCTAAACGTTGTACCTCGCGCGATCGCCTGCACGATTCTGCTGCACATGATTCGAGGGTTCAATTCTGGTACTTCAACCTCCATTACAGAAATCTGCGGATTCGGTAGATTGAACTTCTTCTCTAACTTCTCGGTCAATTCACGTATCCCTTCACCACGTCTACCTATGACTAGACCTGGTCTGATTACGTGTATCGTGATACGTGTGCCTATAGGGGTCCTTTGAATATCTACACCACCATATCCAGCATCCGCTAACTCGCTCTGTAAGAACTCGTCAATTTCAGCATTCCTCACATTCCTCTTCAACACACTTTTGATCGCATACCTTTCTTCATATGCCGACATTACTTACACCTCCTTAGCGACCAATTCTAAATGCACCAATGTATTAAAACTCGGTGTCGCCCTTCCAAAAGCTCTAGGGATATAAGCCTTTATCTTTCTACCCCTCATCGCTGCAGCATGTATGATTACTAAACGGTCTATGTCCATACCTTTATACTCTGCATTTGCCTCCAAATTATTCAGCACCTCTAAGATCTTCTTGGCTGCCTTAACTGGATAACGCCCAGCATAAAAACCTTGAAGGCCACGTTTATGGCCTACTTCACCTTTATACCTTCTGAAGGCTACAGGTTGTTTCAGATTGATAACATTCTCCAAAAAACTCTTTGCTTGTGATAATTTCATACCTTTTATTGCTACACAGACCTCTCTAGCATCCTTTGGGCTAATATCTACCTCCCTACCACTCGCCCGTACATGAATAAGTGGGTCATATCCTTGAAAGCTATATTTAAACTCGGGCATATTCGAGCTTCCAACTCGTTCTGTTTACTTTTAAAAGAACTAATATTAAAAACTTTCCAAGAATAAGTTATCAGGAAATCCTTTAAATTTTGTACAATCGTTTTTTATGCAGAACGATATTTAAAAAAGTTTACAAGATGATTTGGACCATTCTTACTTTAAAGGTACGTAAAGGCTCGATCGTGATGCACCTATGCCAGGTGTACCATGGACTACCTTCTTATTCGTGATCACGTATTCGCCCAGATAGTGGCCGATCATCTCAGGCTTGATCTCCAATGGCACAAACTCTTTACCATTATGTACGAAGATTGTTAATCCCACCATGTAGGGTAGAATGATCATATCTCTCTCATGTGTTTCTATCTTTCCTTTAAATCGGCCATCACATGCCAACCTTATCTTCTCTAATAACCTCCTCTTCTCTTCTGATATGCCTCTATTTAAAGACCTTCTTTGCCTTGAAGGTAACAACGATAGAAAGGTTTCTAAAGGCATATTCTTCAATTGCTCCAACGTATATCCGCGGTATCTGAATTCTCTAACCATCTACCCTCCTCCTATATATTATATCATAATACCTATGTTGATATACTTTCTCGTTTTACCTTTCCTCTCCGACCCGTCCTCCTCGGGGCGATGTGGCCTACTTTGCTACCTGGTGGTGCATACCTTGAGACAGATTTGGGTGCTTTGTGGGCATGCCTCCCTCCTCCGTGTGGGTGATGTACAGCTGCCATGGCGACAGCCCTTACCCTGGGGAATACCCTTCCCTTGCCTTTCACCGCATAGTACTTTGCACCGGCCTTTAGAAATGGCTTCTCCAATCTACCACCGCCCGCTATCACTCCGATCATCGCTCTACAATTTTCATTTAAAATCATACTCTTACCTGAAGGCATCTTTACAATAGCCCCTTCAGGTGTATGAGAGAAGAGGACGGCAGAACTTCCTGGGGCGCGAACCAACTTGCCACCATCTCCAAAGTTCTTCTCAATATTACAGATCACCGTACCTTCCGGTATTTTGCTTAATGGTAAAATATTCCCTTGCTTCACAGAGGCTTCGAAACCGATTTCGATCTTCGCTCCAACCTGCAAACCCTCTACCGCTGGTATATATACAACTCTTCCATCATCCATCGATAGTTGGGCTATCGGTGTAAATCTACCTCTCTCATGTAAAATATCCAATACATAGGCGGTGTTGGTCTCTCCGATCTTTTGAGATGGATATGATACGGGAGCGATCTTTCCCTTACTAGCCACTCTATATTGAGGCGCTCCATGCCCCCTCTTTTGCTGAATGATCCTCCTTCCCAATTCGATCACACCACGCCAAGTTTTGAAGCTAAATCGATCGCTGAACTCTCTTTCGAAAGCCTTACATAAGCTTTTTTACCATAAATTGTACGGGCTGTATTAACCGATTGGACCTTCACATTATAGAGGGTCTCTATAGCACTCTTTATCTTCCTTTTATCTGCATCATCGTCCACGATGAAGACCAGTTTATTCTCTTTCTCAATCATCTCAAAGGTCTTCTCTGTAATATAGGGCCTCTTGATGATCCTTAACGCTTCATCAGGCTGCAACGATCTCACCTATCTCCAAAACTGGCTTTACAATATTCTTTAAAGCGGACTTTGACCAGATCGTAAGCCTACCAGCACTCGCACCGGGTGCCAAATCGAGTACACTCAGATCCTTTGCAAGTACGCACTTTACACCGATCAGATTCTTAACTGCATCTTTGATACCTTTATCTTGAGATACCACGATTAATGGCCCTTGAGCACTTTTTGTAACCCTTCCTCTCATCCTTGGTTTACCAGATCGCTTCTTCCTACTCTTCACCAATCTATTTAATTCTTCTTTCAGACCTATCTTCTCAAAGAATTCAATAATATCCTTAGCCTTCTTTACCTTCTCTATGCTATCTGAAACTACTATCGGGAATGTAGCCAAATCCCCCACTTTATGGCCACGTGATATTATTAATTCCCTATTTGCAGTCGCTGCGATGGCTGAAGCCAGTGCTAAACGCCTTTCTTTTTTATTCACTCTCTTCCAAATGATCTTCTCAGGCCTGGGCGGATGTGCGACCCTGCCTTTAACTACACCTGCAATACCTGCTGCTTGTCCAGCTCTGGGGTGGCGCTCACCCTTTACTCGGGCTACACGTGAAACGCCATGACCTACACCCCAAGACTCCGCACTCGTCCTTTTACCAGCCATCGGATCGGTACCTTTAGGTTGGTACTTATGCGAATCTAGAGCTACATATACTCTATGAATCAAATCTGGTCGAAATGGTGTAGAGAATACTCTTGGTAGCTCGACACTCCCTACTTTTGTGCCTTTAAGGCTATAAACAGGTACTTTCATAATCTATTCACCCAACTTTCTGTGCAACACTTATTTCGATGATCTTTGGTGGTTGGACCTTCTTGACATGTGCCCTCATTGGGAAGCGAAGTCTAACGAGCCTCTTTACTGGACCTGGCACAGAACCACTTACCACTATGTAATCTCCCCTAACTACTCCAAAGTGCGGAAAACCTCCCTTTGGAGTAATTGGCATTTCACTTTCATTACTCAATATCAGGATACGTTTATTATACTCGGTCCTTTGGTGGAAACCCATTTGACCAGCCCTTGGAACAGTATACATAACGGCTGCAGGGTGCCATGGGCCCAATGTACCAACAGCCCTCACACTCTTTCGAGATTTGTGTTGCTTCCTCTTTATACCCATTCTCGTTACTGGCCCTTCAAAACCTTTGCCTTTCGTGATTCCAATTACATCTACGTACATTCCCGGCTTGAAGATGTCTGAGATCTTCACTTCTTTTCCTAATATACTTACTAGATAATCCAATTGTGCCTTTATATCCCCACCACCGATGCGGACTTCAAAGATGAAAGGCTTCTTTTGGGAAAGGCCTATATCTTTAGGTCTAACGTAACATAAAGCTGTAAAATACTTCACCTCTGGTAATCGTTTCTCTAAAATCTTCATAAATTCTTCAATCGCTCTCGGTTGAATCCTAACCTTTCTGGCCAGGTCTTTGGGAAGATTCTTAGCATGAGCTTCACTAAGTGGTTGGTGATGATCATTTACCTTGTGATATGCCCTTAAGCCAAAAATGTAGAGAGGAGGGGTTACTAAAACGGTTGCTGCATTAAATAAAGGCTTACCAAAGTTAGGACTTCCCTCTCTATCATCTACGGTGATTACATGGATGCACCCGGCTTTAAATCCTACATGCCCTAGAAGTGTAGGCTTATCGCTATCCACCTCAGGCCAATTACGTATCAGGGGTACAATATGTGAAGTTCTCGCTCTTGGCCTAAAGGCGAGCGACCCTCTCCTAGGTGCATTATGCTTCCTATGGCCCAAACCTCATCAACCGCTGAGGAAAGCTTTACATTACTTTTAAATCTTACTCTTATCCAATCACATTTAAAGTTTTATGATATTTTACTTATGGGTTCTTATGTTTATCACATATGTAATGCAAGGTTGATTAAAGCTAATGTACCAAGTATCGCTTCTTCCGTTCTAATAGTTTCGGTACCTTGTTTTGGGAACATATTTATGATGAAACGAGTAAAGTTCTCGGGTGTGCATCCCTCCTCAGCTAAAATCTCATGAATACCCTTTCTCGGCGAACCAAACGCTATAAGGATCTTCTTCGCCTTCTTAACCTCTTTAACAAATTCATCCCATAATTCATTGATCAACCTACCCTCCCTTGAAGTCACGATGAAGAGCTCGGGCTTCACATTCTTTACCAACTTTGATAAAATCGGCCCCCTTTCTACCACGTAACCCCAATACTCATCGATGACAGATCTATCTACAATCTCACATCTAAGGTTTGGATATGGTTGTGTAAAGCGCACAGTCACTCTACTACCTTCGTTGATCGAACCGTTGAGGGGTATCAATGATGATAAACCCACATCGACCATCAACCGATCTTTAACCCTTACCACCAAACCTTCTCTAAATTCACCAACCTTTACCTCTGATAAAGGCTTTAACAATTTGTGGTGAGGGGTTCTTAATGGAGGGAGAATACCGACGAATCTTAACTCCTCCTTCTTTGTAAATAGCTTCTTTCTCAGATATTGAGGTGTCTCCATGTATTCTAGTAAACTCTTTATGATCTGAAAGTCTCTTTCATAATTACCATGATCTTTATAGATGTATATTTTATGAACCTTGAAGATGGCACACGCCCTTCCTACCATGCCTATCTTCACGGTCTTCTCTCTCAAATCCTTTTCCTCTGAGACCAAAGAATCAGGTATGGCTATTGAGAGTTTTGAGTGTTCGAATGGCATCCTTCATTAAGATAAGCCTGCCCATTCGATAAGTCTTTTCATCGAGCTACTGGCGATTATGAATGTATCTTTGATAATAGTTATTTACTACTTAAGATAGAGAATTTATGGAATGGAGAAGGATCGGGAGTTAGAACTTCTTACAACGAAGAAGCTTTTGGAGCTTAAGAAGAAGCTCATTCAAAAGGCTCAGGAGAAGAGCCCTAGAGATATTCTGATCAGTAGGTTGGTAGATAGAGGTGTTGAAGTCTTGGAGGCTGCAGAGAGGGCTTATCCTGATGTGGTACCTTTGATCGTAAAGAGACTTGCCGATTTAATAAAGAAAGGTGTAATTACCGACTATATATCTGGAGGTGAGCTTTTACAACTCTTTAGAATTTTGGGACTTGATGTGCGTATCGAAACAAAGATAAAGATTGAAGAGAGTGGTAGAATGATCTCACTTAGTGAAAAGTTGAGGGCTAAAGAAGAATAGGAAGAATGATATATAGGAAGTTATTGAATTAAGATCGAATCACTAATTTCTACTAACCTTTTATATTACCTAAGGGTCTTAATGCGACGACCTTCTTAGATATGCCCGCTAAATGTGTCGCCTCTACGACTTCTGAAATATCTTTGTAAGCTATACCCGCTTCTTCGGCCAATCCAGACATAGAGACCGCTCTTACATATATTCCCTTCTTCTCCAAATCTCTTACCAACTCTTGACCACTTACTCTCCTCTTCGCGGCCTCTCTCGACATCGTCCTACCCGAACCATGTGCTGTAGAGCCAAAGGTCTCGATCATCGCCTTCGTCGTACCGACCAACAGATAAGAACCAGTCTCCATCGATCCTCCTATTATCACTGGTTGGCCCACATGCCTATAGACTGGAGGTACTTCCTCCTCTCCGGGACCAAAGCTCCTTGTAGCACCCTTCCTATGTACGATTACAGTCATCTTTTCACCATCGACTTTATGCCTCTCTATCTTCGCAATATTATGGGCCACATCGTACACCAAGTGCATACCCAATTTCTCAGGATCTGTATGGAAGACTTTACCGAAAGCCTCACGTATTCTGTGCGTAATCACCTGTCTATTTGCGAAGGCCATATTGGCTGCACAGGCCATCGCTTTATAATAATCTTGCCCTTCAGGAGATTCGAATGGTGCACATGCCAATTCACGATCACGTACGGTAATACCATACTTCTTCATAGCGCGTTCAAATATTCTCAAATAATCTGTACCGATCTGATGGCCGAAACCTCTCGAACCACAGTGAACCATCACCGTGATTTGGTCTTCCATGGTGATACCAAAGTGCTTCGCAAGTTCTCGATCGAAATATCTGTTAGAATCGACCGCTTGAATTTCAAGATAATGGTTACCAGATCCTAAAGTACCGACTTGATCGTAACCTCTTTGAATCGCCATGCTACTTACCTTTGACGGATCCGCACCCTTGATCTTTCCATAATCTTCAGTTCGCTCCAAATCTTCCTTCCAGCCAAACCCTTTCTCAACAGCCCATTCTGCCCCCCTCTCTAATACTTCTTTAAAATCACTCTGACTCACTCTTACAAAACCCCTTGCACCCACACCAGCTGGTACGATTTGGAATATGGTATCGATGAGCTCCTTTAACTTTGGCTTAACTTCTTTTAATGTAAGATCGGTCTTTATTAATCTCACTCCACAGTTGATATCAAAACCGATACCGCCGGGTGATATTACACCATCCTTTAGAGAGAACGCTGCCACCCCTCCGATCGGGAATCCATAGCCCGTATGGGCATCGGCCATGGCGATAGCGTACTTCTGTATTCCGGGCAGGCATGCTACATTTGTAATCTGTTCAAATACCATACGATCCATATTCCTCATAAGATTGTCTGTAGCATAGATTCTGGCTGGGACACGCATGCCTTCTTTGTAACTTTGTGGTATCTCCCAAACTATCTCTGAAATGCGATGAAGAGGAGGGGTCGACATAAAATTCACCAATATTCTAAGGACAAACGGTCCTTTATAAATCGATTGATTCAATAATCATTCAAATCTACTCTAATGCCTATAACATGCTATGCACTCGATTAAATGATCGATATACGTAATCGATTTACACATCTACTACTACCATCGCAACCCATTCATCACCAACCCTTTTTACTTCGAATAAATAGTAAGTGATCGCTTTCACATCGATTCTCAATTCATGTTTTTTCATATCGATCTGTTCACCGTAAACATGGGCTGAGAGTTGATAACCCCCATTCCCTTTGATCTTAATATCAAAACGGCTTAAAAGAAGCATCTCTGCATCTTTTAGAAATATTAAGTAAGATAGAAAATCGTACAGTAATCCCTCTACACTTTCATTCTGTAATTCAAAATCTCTCTCAACCTTCAATTCAACACTCTTTGTGTCAACCATGATCTCAAAGAGCGCTGTAGCTGCTGCTTCGAATAGCTCTTCTAAGCTCGAACCCCATGCTTTAAATGCTGCATCGGCGATGACCACACCTTCTAAAAATTTAAAACCAGATCTTAACCCCCTCATACTATCAACATTGTTAATACGATGATATTCAATAAATCTTTCTGAAATAATTAAATCAATTCTTTGATCAACTTTTGAATCCCTGAACTATACTGCATCGCCTTCTTCTGTTTAAATGCCAAATCTTCTGGCAACCCTGCAGCTATCGCCACCCTTCTGAGCAACCATTTGCGAGTATCATTAATTGGCTGAAGCTTTACATCGATGGGAAGGGAAGCGGCATATTCCACTAAATCGATCTGTGCATAAGGTAAAACCAATTCGACGAAAGGAGAGGTCGCTTTCTCATCACGAGGAAAATTCTTTTCATGGGCCGTCAAAATATCATTTCTCATCATAGCTTCTACCACTTCTCTACCCCTTTCTCTAAGTAATCTCATATACTTTGCATACCCTCCAAAGAGCTCATCTGCAAATTGGCCGAGCATAAGTGTATCATAACCGAGCTCTTTTGCTTTCTTTGCAACGAAATAGACTATTGTACCTATGCTCAAATCCATAATTCCATCACATTCGATCAGATGGGCAATCTTTCCCAGAATCTCCTTCAAGACATTTTTTGTAATAGACACATGGTGTAGTTGAATACCTAGCTCTTCAGCCGCAGTTGTAGCATCGATCTCGTCCCTTGAACCTCTTGCCGATACTGTAATTAACTCAACATTACATAGTTTGGAAGTAAGGAGTGCGAGAAGCGCGCTATCTACACCACCTGAAAATCCAAGTACTACCTTATCCTTAACTCTACGTTCTAAAGATTTACAGATAAGTTTCAAAGTGTTTTCAACAACATTTTCAATACCTTCACTTATCGATTGTAATCTTATTTCTCTGATGGTGAATACCTCACGTGAAATCAGAGATTCTTTAAATAGATGGCCAGGTTTTACCAGTCGAACTTCTGTTAAACCAGATGCTTGAAGGGCTTTAATCTCTGAAGATACACCTATCACACCATCCTTTCTTCCTACATAAAGCGGCTTCAATCCTAACGGATCACGACCATAGATTAATGAGTGATCATCACAAAAAAGAAATGCGTAAGCTCCATCCACCTGCGAAAGAACCTTTACCAATTCTTCATACTCTCCATGATCGATCGATCTGGAGATCTTTGATAAGATCCCTTCTTCATCAGGCTCGTAAAATGATCCGTGAAATTTAACATCTGTAAGCCGATTTCTGACACAGTAGGCTAATGCGATCTTCGATTTTACTTTACTCAATGATTCGATATCGATTTCTTTCATACCTTCAAGGAAGATCTTGAACCCTCCGGGTGCTCTATGAGTAAGAAGTTTGAGTACATTTTGTAGGCGGAATGTGGCACCATCACCTAAAAATCCAACCAATCCACTTGCTTGTATAAGCATTATCTATAGTCGACCTTTTCGATCTGCTCCTTGATCTTCTTAGCTAAAGTATACCCTATCTTCGGTACCGATGCTATTTTATCTATAGAGCTAGATGCCAACTTATCGAGTGTGGTAAAGCCTGCATTATAGAGTGAGCGTGCCCTTACCCTCCCTATTCCTTCTAAACTGACCAAAGGTATCAATTCTGGCTTTATACCATACTTCACCCTTTGCCTCAACTCGTATATTTCATTCAAAATATTGGTATGAGTTAGCAATTTAGAGAGTTCCGATAGAGAGTAGAGGAGCCAGTCAGCACTCTCTATCGCTCTATGTAAATCTCCAGGCTCTACACCATACACTTTAAGGAGTCGATCTTCACTCCATTCATCGATCCATCCGAGCATGATCATCAGTGACCTCGTATCCTGTAAAAAAATTTCATAGGAATTATAATCTCTCTCATTAGGAACGGGTATGATGAACTTATCCCTAAATTCATTTACGAATGATGAAGCTGATTCCCAATCTCTATTCCTCAATGGAAATTTCGGTGCGAAGTCCTGAGAGGTAACTATCAGGTGCAATAAACCTATAGGGTGAGCCTCATCTTTAACGTATTGTAACGCATCTCTAAACATAACTCCAGTTCGAGGATCGATGTAGAGTAAAGATATTCTCTTACCGAATTCTGTCGCAATGTATCTCTTGGCCCTCTGCTCTATGAGCTTCTCATCGATCAAGTATTCTATCGCTTCTTTAATCCTTTTGTGAAATGTTACTTTACGATACTGCTTTGAAAAGAGCGTCTTTGAGAATAATTCTAAAATTTCCGACTCACTTATACCCGGCAATGTAGATATAGTGGCCAGTATATGGGTTCGTAGAGCACCATCTTGAGATAAACGGGAATGGATGGGCTCGGGCTGGCCCTTTATATAATAATTGAAGAGTTCATCGGCTTCGATTGAAGAATGGGCTATCAGTACAGTTTCGCCGATCGAATCGTATTGAGGACGGCCCGCCCTTCCACACATCTGTTTATACTCTAAGATGCTGATCGGCATCTGCCCACCGTACTCAGAATCGTACCTCATCAAACTACTTATCACGACCCTTCTTGCAGGAAGGTTTACTCCAGCAGCCAGAGTGGGCGTAGCGATCAATAACTTTATCAAGCCATTTCTAAATCCCGCTTCTACGATCCTTCTATGTTGCGCATCAAGACCTGCATGATGAAAAGCGGAACCACTCTTTACTACTTTGGCCAGATTTCTACTTAACTCGGTCTCTTCACCCGTATTGAGAATTTCATCAGAAAGGGCCTTTAATCTATCGATCTCATCTTTAGTAAGGTAATGTTGAGTAACTTCGGCAGACTTTAATGAAAGGCTCACCGCTTCCCTCCTCGTCCTTACAAAGACCAACGATTGTCCATTCTCTGAAATCGTATCTATCGCAACATCTATAGTAGCTCCTCTACCAGTAGGCTTAACTTCCCTTACAGAGCCATCCACAAACCTGATCTTCCCATATTCATAAATTCCTTCGATCAACCTTACAGGTCTCCAGTTTATATCTACCAACTTTGCATTCAACCAATCCGCAAGCTCCTTTGCATTTGTGATCGTGGCACTTAAAGCTAGTATTTGAGACTCATGTGCGTAAGTCAGTATCCTGGCGATGATCGTTTCGATCGTCGGTCCACGGTCGAAGCTATCCACTAAATGGACTTCATCTATAACGAAGAGTTTTACAGAATTTAACCAGTCCGCACCATGTCGAAGAACAGAGT contains:
- a CDS encoding ribonuclease P protein component 1 encodes the protein MEINTKNLIAHELIGLKARIEESNDPTLKGLTGIIVDETKNMLRMSIDSMIKSIPKSIVTLRFWLPDGSSCIVRGKMIVGRPEDRVKKLRWKM
- a CDS encoding 30S ribosomal protein S3, producing the protein MSAYEERYAIKSVLKRNVRNAEIDEFLQSELADAGYGGVDIQRTPIGTRITIHVIRPGLVIGRRGEGIRELTEKLEKKFNLPNPQISVMEVEVPELNPRIMCSRIVQAIARGTTFRRVAVWALNTIMSAGALGAEIVISGKLRSERAHFEKYRAGIVPKSGETANRVVEEATADVLLKMGLYGVKVKIARKEALEPEVKILDVKAEEIIKEEGSEGEGGGKEGKGEEKVGE
- a CDS encoding RtcB family protein; its protein translation is MSTPPLHRISEIVWEIPQSYKEGMRVPARIYATDNLMRNMDRMVFEQITNVACLPGIQKYAIAMADAHTGYGFPIGGVAAFSLKDGVISPGGIGFDINCGVRLIKTDLTLKEVKPKLKELIDTIFQIVPAGVGARGFVRVSQSDFKEVLERGAEWAVEKGFGWKEDLERTEDYGKIKGADPSKVSSMAIQRGYDQVGTLGSGNHYLEIQAVDSNRYFDRELAKHFGITMEDQITVMVHCGSRGFGHQIGTDYLRIFERAMKKYGITVRDRELACAPFESPEGQDYYKAMACAANMAFANRQVITHRIREAFGKVFHTDPEKLGMHLVYDVAHNIAKIERHKVDGEKMTVIVHRKGATRSFGPGEEEVPPVYRHVGQPVIIGGSMETGSYLLVGTTKAMIETFGSTAHGSGRTMSREAAKRRVSGQELVRDLEKKGIYVRAVSMSGLAEEAGIAYKDISEVVEATHLAGISKKVVALRPLGNIKG
- a CDS encoding archease, whose product is MRGLRSGFKFLEGVVIADAAFKAWGSSLEELFEAAATALFEIMVDTKSVELKVERDFELQNESVEGLLYDFLSYLIFLKDAEMLLLSRFDIKIKGNGGYQLSAHVYGEQIDMKKHELRIDVKAITYYLFEVKRVGDEWVAMVVVDV
- a CDS encoding DEAD/DEAH box helicase, with protein sequence MKVSSLPLPPNVIALFESQGYRELYPPQIEAVKSGVLNGANLLITSPTASGKTFIALMAAAKIVTNNEGKVVYLAPLRALANEKFEEFKILSALQKPNGENIKVMISTGDYDSRSEYLGDGDILVLTNEKFDSVLRHGADWLNSVKLFVIDEVHLVDSFDRGPTIETIIARILTYAHESQILALSATITNAKELADWLNAKLVDINWRPVRLIEGIYEYGKIRFVDGSVREVKPTGRGATIDVAIDTISENGQSLVFVRTRREAVSLSLKSAEVTQHYLTKDEIDRLKALSDEILNTGEETELSRNLAKVVKSGSAFHHAGLDAQHRRIVEAGFRNGLIKLLIATPTLAAGVNLPARRVVISSLMRYDSEYGGQMPISILEYKQMCGRAGRPQYDSIGETVLIAHSSIEADELFNYYIKGQPEPIHSRLSQDGALRTHILATISTLPGISESEILELFSKTLFSKQYRKVTFHKRIKEAIEYLIDEKLIEQRAKRYIATEFGKRISLLYIDPRTGVMFRDALQYVKDEAHPIGLLHLIVTSQDFAPKFPLRNRDWESASSFVNEFRDKFIIPVPNERDYNSYEIFLQDTRSLMIMLGWIDEWSEDRLLKVYGVEPGDLHRAIESADWLLYSLSELSKLLTHTNILNEIYELRQRVKYGIKPELIPLVSLEGIGRVRARSLYNAGFTTLDKLASSSIDKIASVPKIGYTLAKKIKEQIEKVDYR
- the rpmC gene encoding 50S ribosomal protein L29, which codes for MTSLKASELRKMSKEELNKKLSELTAELMKLKSSAARGTLRKETGKIKYLRRDIARIKTVLNEMRKKVV
- a CDS encoding 50S ribosomal protein L3, encoding MGHRKHNAPRRGSLAFRPRARTSHIVPLIRNWPEVDSDKPTLLGHVGFKAGCIHVITVDDREGSPNFGKPLFNAATVLVTPPLYIFGLRAYHKVNDHHQPLSEAHAKNLPKDLARKVRIQPRAIEEFMKILEKRLPEVKYFTALCYVRPKDIGLSQKKPFIFEVRIGGGDIKAQLDYLVSILGKEVKISDIFKPGMYVDVIGITKGKGFEGPVTRMGIKRKQHKSRKSVRAVGTLGPWHPAAVMYTVPRAGQMGFHQRTEYNKRILILSNESEMPITPKGGFPHFGVVRGDYIVVSGSVPGPVKRLVRLRFPMRAHVKKVQPPKIIEISVAQKVG
- a CDS encoding 50S ribosomal protein L2, which codes for MGRRIIQQKRGHGAPQYRVASKGKIAPVSYPSQKIGETNTAYVLDILHERGRFTPIAQLSMDDGRVVYIPAVEGLQVGAKIEIGFEASVKQGNILPLSKIPEGTVICNIEKNFGDGGKLVRAPGSSAVLFSHTPEGAIVKMPSGKSMILNENCRAMIGVIAGGGRLEKPFLKAGAKYYAVKGKGRVFPRVRAVAMAAVHHPHGGGRHAHKAPKSVSRYAPPGSKVGHIAPRRTGRRGKVKRESIST
- a CDS encoding 50S ribosomal protein L22; protein product: MPEFKYSFQGYDPLIHVRASGREVDISPKDAREVCVAIKGMKLSQAKSFLENVINLKQPVAFRRYKGEVGHKRGLQGFYAGRYPVKAAKKILEVLNNLEANAEYKGMDIDRLVIIHAAAMRGRKIKAYIPRAFGRATPSFNTLVHLELVAKEV
- a CDS encoding asparagine synthetase B translates to MLIQASGLVGFLGDGATFRLQNVLKLLTHRAPGGFKIFLEGMKEIDIESLSKVKSKIALAYCVRNRLTDVKFHGSFYEPDEEGILSKISRSIDHGEYEELVKVLSQVDGAYAFLFCDDHSLIYGRDPLGLKPLYVGRKDGVIGVSSEIKALQASGLTEVRLVKPGHLFKESLISREVFTIREIRLQSISEGIENVVENTLKLICKSLERRVKDKVVLGFSGGVDSALLALLTSKLCNVELITVSARGSRDEIDATTAAEELGIQLHHVSITKNVLKEILGKIAHLIECDGIMDLSIGTIVYFVAKKAKELGYDTLMLGQFADELFGGYAKYMRLLRERGREVVEAMMRNDILTAHEKNFPRDEKATSPFVELVLPYAQIDLVEYAASLPIDVKLQPINDTRKWLLRRVAIAAGLPEDLAFKQKKAMQYSSGIQKLIKELI
- a CDS encoding 30S ribosomal protein S19, producing MVREFRYRGYTLEQLKNMPLETFLSLLPSRQRRSLNRGISEEKRRLLEKIRLACDGRFKGKIETHERDMIILPYMVGLTIFVHNGKEFVPLEIKPEMIGHYLGEYVITNKKVVHGTPGIGASRSSLYVPLK
- the rpl4p gene encoding 50S ribosomal protein L4; this translates as MKVPVYSLKGTKVGSVELPRVFSTPFRPDLIHRVYVALDSHKYQPKGTDPMAGKRTSAESWGVGHGVSRVARVKGERHPRAGQAAGIAGVVKGRVAHPPRPEKIIWKRVNKKERRLALASAIAATANRELIISRGHKVGDLATFPIVVSDSIEKVKKAKDIIEFFEKIGLKEELNRLVKSRKKRSGKPRMRGRVTKSAQGPLIVVSQDKGIKDAVKNLIGVKCVLAKDLSVLDLAPGASAGRLTIWSKSALKNIVKPVLEIGEIVAA
- a CDS encoding 50S ribosomal protein L23, whose product is MQPDEALRIIKRPYITEKTFEMIEKENKLVFIVDDDADKRKIKSAIETLYNVKVQSVNTARTIYGKKAYVRLSKESSAIDLASKLGVV